In Microbacterium enclense, one genomic interval encodes:
- a CDS encoding YbaK/EbsC family protein encodes MSDPTDRVREAARERGLSVDVRPRPAASSLDEAAELLGIPAASIVKTLVVKRSDDTYLFALIPGDRAISWPKLRAVVGVNKLRLPEPKLALAATGYERGTIVPIGSTTAWPVYADESIVGQRIAMGAGAHGYSLFVEADDLIRAYDATVADISVKRE; translated from the coding sequence GTGAGCGACCCCACCGATCGAGTCCGAGAGGCCGCGCGTGAGCGCGGCCTCTCTGTCGATGTGCGCCCGCGGCCTGCGGCGTCGAGTCTCGATGAGGCCGCCGAACTGCTCGGCATCCCCGCGGCGTCGATCGTGAAGACGCTGGTCGTCAAGCGATCCGACGACACTTATTTGTTCGCCCTCATCCCCGGGGATCGCGCCATCTCGTGGCCGAAACTGCGGGCTGTCGTCGGCGTCAACAAGCTTCGCCTGCCCGAGCCGAAGCTCGCCCTCGCCGCGACGGGTTACGAGCGCGGCACGATCGTCCCGATCGGCAGCACAACCGCATGGCCCGTGTACGCCGACGAGAGCATCGTCGGACAGCGCATCGCGATGGGTGCCGGCGCCCACGGATACAGTCTGTTCGTCGAGGCCGACGACCTCATCCGCGCGTACGACGCCACGGTGGCCGATATCTCGGTGAAGCGAGAGTAA
- a CDS encoding gamma-glutamyl-gamma-aminobutyrate hydrolase family protein (Members of this family of hydrolases with an active site Cys residue belong to MEROPS family C26.) — translation MSRWRVVVVDNRDSFVHTLVGYLRDLGASVKTVSADDPALEDSLSSRVDAIVISPGPGHPDDAGQSIDVVHTAHEGGIPLLGVCLGHQAIAVAFGARVAHAPELLHGITSRIRHDGRGVFADLPDGFEATRYHSLAISEETLPPELEVTARTDSGVIMGVQHRSSPIVGVQFHPESVLTEGGHLLLGRWMEDAGFEGAAARGALLHPRGLRSPSRS, via the coding sequence GTGAGTCGGTGGCGGGTGGTCGTCGTCGACAACCGCGACAGCTTCGTCCATACCCTCGTCGGATATCTCCGCGATCTCGGAGCGTCCGTGAAGACCGTCTCAGCCGATGATCCGGCGCTCGAGGATTCCCTGTCGAGCCGAGTGGATGCCATCGTGATCTCGCCCGGTCCGGGACATCCGGATGATGCGGGTCAGTCGATCGACGTGGTGCATACGGCGCACGAGGGCGGCATCCCGTTGCTGGGGGTGTGCCTCGGGCATCAGGCCATCGCCGTCGCGTTCGGTGCGCGGGTGGCGCACGCACCCGAGCTCCTTCACGGCATCACCAGCCGCATCCGCCATGACGGGCGCGGGGTGTTCGCCGACCTCCCCGACGGGTTCGAGGCGACGCGCTATCACTCGCTCGCCATCTCCGAAGAGACGCTGCCACCCGAACTCGAGGTCACCGCGCGCACCGACAGCGGCGTCATCATGGGCGTGCAGCATCGCTCGTCACCGATCGTGGGAGTGCAGTTCCATCCCGAGAGCGTCCTGACCGAGGGAGGTCATCTGCTCCTGGGCAGGTGGATGGAGGATGCCGGGTTCGAGGGCGCGGCCGCGCGCGGCGCCCTGCTTCACCCCCGCGGACTCAGGAGCCCGAGCAGAAGCTGA
- a CDS encoding cell division protein CrgA: protein MARTGNGDDPIAERNEGASAPNPVWFLPIMIGLMLIGLVWVLVFYLSNSQFPIPGIGPWNLVIGFGIAFVGFLMTTRWR, encoded by the coding sequence ATGGCTCGAACTGGTAACGGCGACGACCCGATCGCGGAGCGCAACGAAGGCGCATCGGCACCGAACCCCGTGTGGTTCCTGCCCATCATGATCGGCCTGATGCTCATCGGCCTGGTGTGGGTTCTGGTGTTCTACCTGAGCAACTCGCAGTTCCCCATTCCGGGCATCGGCCCGTGGAACCTCGTCATCGGGTTCGGCATCGCGTTCGTGGGCTTCTTGATGACCACGCGCTGGCGCTGA
- a CDS encoding penicillin-binding protein 2 — MTKELRRLSVVMLAMFLALFASTSVIQVAQAGNLTNSPGNTRALYDSYEIQRGSIIASGSPIAQSVPSDDVYSWQRQYADAQMWAPVTGYVNPVLDSRTQIEAAENTVLSGSGENEFFSRINRAITGQAPRGANVELSLDANVQKAAWDALGGLQGAVVAMEPSTGRILAMVSTPSYDTNALASHDTDTVDGTYNQLMADPSQPMDNRAIAGNLNPPGSTFKLVVASAALASGRYTPDSTFPNVSQYTLPQSSSVVQNAGGGACGPGDTVTIATALRLSCNIPMAELAVELGDDAIRAEAEKYGFNKQFEMPLVSTASSYPSTLDAPQTALSGFGQGQVTATPLQMAMVSAGIANGGVVMNPRMIDRVIESDLSVTDERSDSEFGRALDANLAAEMVSMMTANVQDGAASNARIEGVAVAGKTGTAENGSSRPFTLWFTGFAPADDPKVAVAVVVENGGGQGQSGSGNDIAAPIAKKVMEAVLGK, encoded by the coding sequence GTGACCAAAGAGCTCCGACGCCTCAGCGTCGTCATGCTGGCGATGTTCCTCGCGCTGTTCGCCTCGACCAGCGTCATCCAGGTCGCCCAGGCGGGGAACCTCACCAATTCGCCGGGCAACACCCGCGCGCTGTACGACTCGTACGAGATCCAGCGCGGCTCGATCATCGCCAGTGGCAGCCCCATCGCCCAATCCGTCCCCTCCGACGACGTCTACAGCTGGCAGCGCCAGTACGCCGACGCCCAGATGTGGGCGCCCGTGACCGGCTACGTGAACCCCGTGCTCGACTCGCGCACCCAGATCGAGGCGGCGGAGAACACCGTGCTCAGCGGTTCGGGCGAGAACGAGTTCTTCTCCCGTATCAACCGGGCCATCACCGGCCAGGCGCCGCGCGGCGCCAACGTCGAACTGTCGCTCGACGCGAACGTGCAGAAGGCGGCGTGGGACGCCCTCGGCGGCCTGCAGGGCGCGGTCGTGGCCATGGAGCCGTCGACGGGACGCATCCTCGCGATGGTCTCCACCCCGAGCTACGACACGAACGCCCTCGCCTCGCACGACACGGACACCGTCGACGGAACGTACAACCAGCTCATGGCGGATCCGTCGCAGCCGATGGACAACCGCGCCATCGCGGGCAACCTCAACCCGCCCGGATCGACGTTCAAGCTCGTCGTGGCGTCGGCGGCGTTGGCATCCGGCAGGTACACGCCTGATTCGACCTTCCCGAATGTCAGTCAGTACACGCTTCCGCAGTCCAGCAGCGTCGTGCAGAACGCGGGGGGCGGCGCGTGCGGGCCCGGCGACACCGTCACCATCGCGACCGCACTGCGGTTGAGCTGCAACATCCCGATGGCCGAGCTCGCCGTCGAACTCGGTGACGACGCGATTCGCGCGGAGGCGGAGAAGTACGGCTTCAACAAGCAGTTCGAGATGCCGCTCGTCTCGACCGCCTCGAGCTACCCGTCCACTCTGGACGCCCCGCAGACCGCGCTCAGCGGCTTCGGGCAGGGCCAGGTGACCGCGACGCCCCTGCAGATGGCGATGGTGTCGGCCGGAATCGCCAACGGCGGGGTGGTCATGAACCCGCGGATGATCGACCGGGTCATCGAGAGCGACCTGTCGGTGACCGACGAGCGTTCCGACAGCGAGTTCGGTCGAGCGCTCGACGCGAATCTGGCGGCGGAGATGGTTTCGATGATGACGGCGAACGTCCAGGACGGCGCAGCGTCGAATGCAAGAATAGAAGGGGTCGCGGTCGCCGGGAAGACCGGCACCGCGGAGAACGGGTCGTCCCGTCCGTTCACGCTCTGGTTCACGGGTTTTGCTCCGGCCGACGACCCCAAGGTCGCCGTTGCCGTGGTGGTCGAGAACGGTGGGGGCCAGGGGCAGAGCGGGAGCGGTAACGATATCGCCGCCCCGATAGCGAAGAAGGTCATGGAGGCGGTGCTGGGTAAATGA
- a CDS encoding rhomboid family intramembrane serine protease — MAQQRASETPAQKKAERRWSSSRPAVVVSSRRPVATLAIIAVTGLAYIIGIIPGVGPILDNALPFYGPYLVPQFGSFEPWRLLTVSLVHSGFFHVGLNMLALWFIGRNLEPLLGRWRFVVLYVLGTIGGSVAVALLAPLTPVVGASGAIFALFGALLVIGRHIGADIRVIAVLIGINFAWPFVVALISSIGTGDFVGALNNVGISWQAHLGGLITGAVVGLVYARTRLARQKPLQIGLLTAVTVALLALLVVPVVVYY, encoded by the coding sequence ATGGCGCAGCAGCGCGCCTCCGAGACTCCCGCGCAGAAGAAGGCCGAACGCCGGTGGTCGTCATCCCGCCCGGCGGTCGTCGTGTCTTCGCGTCGACCCGTCGCGACGCTGGCGATCATCGCGGTGACGGGCCTGGCGTACATCATCGGCATCATCCCGGGTGTGGGGCCGATCCTCGACAATGCCCTGCCGTTCTACGGTCCGTATCTCGTGCCGCAGTTCGGTTCCTTCGAGCCCTGGCGCCTGCTCACCGTGTCGCTCGTGCACTCGGGGTTCTTCCACGTCGGGCTGAACATGCTCGCGCTGTGGTTCATCGGGCGCAACCTCGAGCCTCTGCTCGGACGATGGCGCTTCGTGGTGCTCTACGTGCTGGGCACCATCGGCGGATCCGTAGCGGTCGCTCTCCTGGCGCCCTTGACGCCCGTCGTCGGGGCATCGGGGGCGATCTTCGCCCTCTTCGGGGCGTTGCTCGTGATCGGTCGGCACATCGGGGCCGACATCCGGGTGATCGCCGTGCTGATCGGCATCAACTTCGCATGGCCGTTCGTCGTCGCGTTGATCTCCTCGATCGGCACCGGTGACTTCGTCGGCGCCCTCAACAACGTCGGCATCTCGTGGCAGGCGCACCTCGGCGGCCTCATCACGGGCGCGGTGGTCGGTCTCGTGTACGCGCGAACGCGACTGGCCCGACAGAAGCCGCTGCAGATCGGGCTGCTGACCGCGGTGACGGTCGCACTTCTGGCCCTGCTCGTCGTGCCTGTGGTCGTGTACTACTGA
- a CDS encoding DNA helicase yields MGLSRKSKKELRKLQKHAAKVWESQQVLLGESGKVAREAGHQLGRFSREDLVPAVQDGYNKYAAPYVDKSVKYSNRFLSNKVIPAAGAVVGGAMSVWDAAGDTRDRLAKGQGFDLDAHKYAKRAEKYGKKASKRLAKKLPQQNDGIGAGGVIAIILGVVAAAGVAYAAWQTLRADDELWVADDPLRAPDA; encoded by the coding sequence GTGGGCCTCAGCCGCAAGAGCAAGAAGGAACTGCGCAAGCTCCAGAAGCACGCCGCGAAGGTGTGGGAGTCGCAGCAGGTGCTGCTGGGCGAGAGCGGAAAGGTGGCTCGCGAAGCCGGCCACCAGCTCGGTCGCTTCAGCCGCGAAGACCTGGTCCCCGCCGTGCAGGACGGGTACAACAAGTACGCCGCTCCGTACGTCGACAAGAGCGTGAAGTACAGCAACCGCTTCCTGAGCAACAAGGTCATCCCGGCTGCCGGCGCGGTCGTCGGCGGAGCCATGTCGGTGTGGGATGCCGCGGGCGACACGCGTGACCGCCTCGCCAAGGGCCAGGGTTTCGACCTCGACGCCCACAAGTACGCCAAGCGCGCGGAGAAGTACGGCAAGAAGGCTTCCAAGCGCCTCGCCAAGAAGCTTCCCCAGCAGAACGACGGCATCGGTGCCGGTGGCGTCATCGCCATCATCCTCGGTGTCGTCGCCGCAGCCGGCGTGGCATACGCCGCGTGGCAGACCCTGCGCGCCGACGACGAATTGTGGGTTGCCGACGACCCGCTGCGTGCGCCGGACGCGTGA
- a CDS encoding class E sortase, whose translation MHTTSSPPTRRDARRRRAPRRGASVIGVIGDLLLTAGVLVLLFVAWQLWIGDAIIGAQFKSEANSLTEQWASEPPPPLPSPSPSSSESTAPTAPATADPPALPQPGDGEVFGVLRIPRLGADYQFMLAGGVSSSVTLDPIGIGHYPGNAMPGQTGNFAIAGHRGSHGAPFADLPSLRIGDAIVVETQQGWYTYRYRNLEYVRPDGVGVLLPVPQASEVEATDRLITMTTCSPRYGFSERAIGYGVFESFTPRANGAPVSLTSGAA comes from the coding sequence GTGCACACCACTTCCTCGCCGCCGACCCGACGCGACGCCCGTCGCCGTCGTGCCCCGCGACGCGGGGCGTCGGTGATCGGTGTGATCGGTGACCTGCTCCTCACCGCGGGTGTGCTCGTCCTCCTCTTCGTCGCGTGGCAGCTCTGGATCGGTGACGCGATCATCGGCGCACAGTTCAAGAGCGAGGCCAATTCGCTCACCGAACAGTGGGCGTCGGAGCCGCCTCCGCCCCTGCCATCGCCGTCCCCGTCGTCGTCGGAGTCCACCGCTCCCACGGCACCCGCCACCGCCGATCCGCCCGCGCTCCCGCAGCCGGGGGACGGCGAGGTGTTCGGTGTGCTGCGCATCCCGCGTCTCGGTGCCGACTACCAGTTCATGCTGGCCGGCGGAGTGAGCTCGTCGGTCACCCTGGACCCCATCGGCATCGGTCACTACCCCGGCAACGCCATGCCGGGTCAGACGGGCAACTTCGCCATCGCCGGTCATCGCGGCAGCCACGGCGCGCCGTTCGCCGACCTTCCCTCGTTGCGCATCGGTGACGCCATCGTCGTCGAGACGCAGCAGGGCTGGTACACCTACCGTTACCGCAATCTCGAGTACGTGCGCCCTGACGGTGTCGGCGTGCTGTTGCCGGTGCCGCAAGCCTCCGAGGTCGAGGCCACCGATCGTCTGATCACCATGACGACGTGCAGCCCGCGCTACGGCTTCTCGGAGCGTGCCATCGGCTACGGCGTCTTCGAGTCGTTCACGCCGCGCGCCAACGGCGCCCCCGTCTCACTGACCTCTGGAGCCGCCTGA
- a CDS encoding peptidylprolyl isomerase, whose amino-acid sequence MASHTAVATLHTNHGDIVVNLFGDHAPRTVRNFIGLSDGTQEWTNPATGAKGEGPLYKDVIFHRIIPNFMIQGGDPLGQGIGGPGYNFNDEIHPELDFNAPYKLAMANAGLRRNAITGQPEGTNGSQFFITTDPTPWLQGKHTIFGEVADDASKAVVDAIAAVPTGAQDRPKADVVLHSVDVVSV is encoded by the coding sequence ATGGCTTCTCACACCGCCGTCGCGACCTTGCACACCAACCACGGCGACATCGTGGTCAACCTGTTCGGCGACCACGCTCCTCGTACCGTCCGCAACTTCATCGGTCTGTCCGATGGAACCCAGGAATGGACCAACCCCGCCACCGGCGCCAAGGGTGAAGGTCCGCTCTATAAGGACGTGATCTTCCACCGCATCATCCCCAACTTCATGATCCAGGGCGGAGACCCCCTCGGTCAGGGCATCGGGGGTCCCGGCTACAACTTCAACGACGAGATCCACCCCGAACTCGACTTCAACGCCCCCTACAAGCTCGCCATGGCCAACGCGGGTCTGCGTCGCAACGCCATCACCGGCCAGCCGGAGGGCACGAACGGCTCGCAGTTCTTCATCACGACCGACCCGACCCCGTGGCTGCAGGGCAAGCACACGATCTTCGGCGAGGTAGCGGATGACGCGTCCAAGGCCGTCGTCGACGCCATCGCCGCGGTGCCCACCGGGGCCCAGGACCGCCCGAAGGCCGACGTCGTCCTGCACTCGGTCGACGTCGTCTCGGTCTGA
- a CDS encoding serine/threonine-protein kinase, translated as MRPTQGVTFGGRYELDSRIAIGGMGEVWEATDHVIGRTVAIKILKDEYMGDPGFLERFRAEARHAALVNHEGIASVFDYGEEDGSAFLVMELVPGEALSTILEREGSLSTDKTLDIVAQTAAALQAAHAAGLVHRDIKPGNLLITPDGRVKITDFGIARIADQVPLTATGQVMGTVQYLSPEQASGHPASPATDIYSLGIVAYECLAGKRPFTGESQVAIAMAQINEQPAPLPPTVAVPVQNLVMAMIAKKPDDRPASAAAVSRAATALRRGDLTAAAAAVPAIAAGAAVADDVTQLLSSGQTGAATRLMPTPAATSLLTEEHTEEVVPQKKKRSRLTWPLIALIVLLVLVLGGTLAALLTNQNDPEPAPTSSAPTSAAPSPSQPSNTPSTSPSQNLVDVDSLGLMGRTCDEAREILRDNDLAATCATGNAATSADQVGKVYVVDPTGRNPAGTNITVTTYGEETPLSTPGTPTLPATVTAGSTIQVSWQAYTCPAGTGTVTSYDFTATGGTFATNGSSTASFSPDERNAELLVSNSPGSTLRVTYTVSCSGTDRSAGPSGEASATITGGQTPTPTPTGNN; from the coding sequence ATGAGACCGACGCAGGGAGTGACCTTCGGAGGACGGTACGAGCTCGATTCGCGTATTGCGATCGGCGGTATGGGCGAGGTGTGGGAGGCGACCGACCACGTCATCGGACGCACCGTCGCCATCAAGATCCTCAAAGACGAATACATGGGCGACCCCGGGTTCCTCGAGCGGTTCCGCGCCGAGGCCCGTCACGCGGCCCTGGTGAACCACGAGGGCATCGCCAGCGTCTTCGACTACGGCGAGGAAGACGGCAGCGCCTTCCTCGTGATGGAGCTCGTCCCGGGCGAGGCCCTGTCGACCATCCTCGAGCGCGAGGGGTCCCTGTCGACCGACAAAACGCTCGACATCGTCGCTCAGACCGCTGCGGCACTCCAGGCTGCGCACGCGGCCGGTCTCGTGCACCGCGACATCAAGCCCGGCAACCTGCTGATCACCCCCGACGGTCGCGTGAAGATCACCGACTTCGGCATCGCGCGCATCGCCGACCAGGTGCCCCTGACGGCCACCGGCCAGGTCATGGGCACCGTGCAGTACCTCTCGCCCGAGCAGGCGTCGGGCCACCCCGCATCGCCGGCGACCGACATCTACTCGCTCGGCATCGTCGCGTACGAGTGCCTCGCCGGCAAGCGTCCGTTCACGGGCGAGTCGCAGGTCGCGATCGCGATGGCGCAGATCAACGAGCAGCCCGCGCCCCTGCCGCCCACGGTGGCGGTTCCGGTGCAGAACCTCGTGATGGCGATGATCGCGAAGAAGCCCGACGACCGACCGGCGTCGGCCGCCGCCGTCTCGCGGGCCGCCACGGCGCTGCGCCGGGGAGACCTCACCGCCGCCGCGGCCGCCGTCCCCGCGATCGCCGCGGGTGCCGCCGTCGCCGACGATGTGACGCAGCTCCTGTCGTCCGGGCAGACCGGTGCCGCGACGCGTCTCATGCCGACGCCCGCGGCCACGTCGTTGCTGACCGAGGAGCACACCGAAGAGGTGGTGCCGCAGAAGAAGAAGCGCAGTCGCCTCACCTGGCCGCTCATCGCACTGATCGTCCTGCTCGTGCTGGTGCTCGGCGGCACGCTCGCCGCGCTTCTGACCAACCAGAACGACCCGGAACCCGCGCCCACCAGCTCGGCCCCGACGTCGGCGGCCCCGTCCCCCTCGCAGCCGTCGAACACGCCGTCGACGTCTCCGTCACAGAACCTGGTCGACGTCGACTCCCTCGGTCTGATGGGCCGTACCTGCGACGAGGCCCGCGAGATCCTGCGTGACAACGACCTGGCCGCGACCTGCGCCACGGGCAACGCGGCGACCAGCGCCGACCAGGTCGGCAAGGTCTACGTCGTCGACCCGACCGGTCGGAACCCCGCCGGGACGAACATCACGGTGACCACGTACGGCGAAGAGACGCCTCTCAGCACGCCCGGCACGCCGACCCTTCCCGCCACCGTCACCGCGGGCAGCACCATCCAGGTCTCGTGGCAGGCCTACACCTGCCCCGCGGGCACCGGGACCGTCACCTCCTACGACTTCACCGCCACGGGGGGCACCTTCGCCACCAACGGGTCGTCGACCGCGTCGTTCTCGCCCGACGAGCGCAACGCCGAACTGCTGGTGAGCAACTCGCCCGGGTCGACCCTGCGGGTGACCTACACCGTGAGCTGCTCGGGAACCGACCGTTCCGCCGGCCCCTCGGGCGAGGCATCCGCGACCATCACCGGTGGTCAGACGCCCACGCCCACACCCACCGGCAACAACTGA
- the pknB gene encoding Stk1 family PASTA domain-containing Ser/Thr kinase, which yields MTTETRVLSGRYRVDDLIGRGGMASVYRGYDQTLGRTVAIKILKADLAGDAAFRTRFRLEAQAASRMAHPTIVRVFDAGEDVETGPDGQERPVPYIVMELVHGRLLKDIISAGPVPTDDALRYIDGILEALEYSHRAGVVHRDIKPGNVMITESGGVKVMDFGIARAVSDSSSTVAETTAIVGTAAYFSPEQAKGESVDARADLYSTGVVLYELLTGRPPFRGETPVAVAYQHVSEAPVPPSEVNESVSTALDAIVLRALAKDPFQRPQDAASFRESLDATIDGKGPTKRQMSALSNELYGPNPRQAAETARSLRQLSTDTTMRRTQPGPPVAWIWAGVTVLAVLLVAVLFWVMQIQPSNDVPTAGRAVPNLVDMSYDRAVETLQEQDLVAKRVDEPSEKIAAGNVTRTTPAAETSVAEGQEVVLYVSTGPDLAQVPELEGMGEEAARNSLQQAGLSVGSIRRQNDPALAAGTVISANVMTGGAVMNLEPGSELAKNTTVNLVVASGQVVIVDYTGYTVDAAKRELESEAIQLSVKTQEDPGCRASATPTVNTQSLAPGEVPVHSEITLSFCSGS from the coding sequence GTGACCACTGAGACGCGCGTCCTGTCCGGACGCTACCGCGTTGACGACCTCATCGGTCGTGGCGGCATGGCGAGCGTCTATCGCGGCTACGACCAGACGCTCGGGCGGACGGTGGCCATCAAGATCCTCAAGGCCGACCTCGCCGGAGACGCCGCGTTCCGCACGCGGTTCCGTCTCGAGGCGCAAGCCGCGTCGCGCATGGCCCACCCGACCATCGTGCGCGTGTTCGACGCGGGTGAAGACGTCGAGACCGGGCCGGACGGTCAGGAGCGTCCGGTCCCGTACATCGTGATGGAGCTCGTCCACGGCCGACTGCTCAAAGACATCATCTCCGCGGGCCCCGTGCCCACCGACGATGCGCTCCGCTACATCGACGGCATCCTGGAAGCTCTCGAGTACTCCCACCGCGCCGGCGTCGTGCACCGCGATATCAAGCCCGGCAACGTGATGATCACCGAGTCCGGTGGCGTGAAGGTCATGGACTTCGGTATCGCCCGTGCGGTGTCGGACTCGTCGTCGACGGTGGCCGAGACCACCGCCATCGTGGGGACGGCCGCCTACTTCTCCCCCGAGCAGGCCAAGGGCGAGTCGGTCGACGCACGCGCCGACCTGTACTCCACGGGCGTCGTGCTCTACGAGTTGCTCACCGGGCGCCCGCCGTTCCGAGGCGAGACGCCGGTTGCGGTGGCCTATCAGCACGTGAGCGAGGCTCCCGTCCCGCCGAGTGAGGTCAACGAGTCGGTGTCGACGGCTCTGGATGCCATCGTGCTCCGCGCTCTCGCGAAAGACCCGTTCCAGCGCCCCCAGGACGCGGCGAGCTTCCGCGAGTCGCTCGATGCCACGATCGACGGCAAGGGTCCCACCAAGCGGCAGATGTCGGCGCTGTCGAACGAGCTGTACGGCCCGAACCCGCGTCAGGCGGCCGAGACCGCACGCTCGTTGCGGCAGTTGAGCACCGACACGACCATGCGGCGCACCCAGCCCGGTCCGCCGGTCGCCTGGATCTGGGCCGGCGTGACGGTTCTCGCGGTACTCCTCGTGGCGGTGCTGTTCTGGGTCATGCAGATCCAGCCGTCGAACGACGTCCCGACCGCCGGGCGGGCGGTTCCCAATCTCGTCGACATGTCGTACGACCGCGCCGTCGAGACGCTGCAGGAGCAGGACCTCGTCGCCAAGCGCGTCGACGAGCCGAGCGAGAAGATCGCCGCAGGGAACGTGACCCGCACGACGCCGGCGGCCGAGACCTCCGTGGCCGAAGGCCAAGAGGTCGTGCTGTACGTCTCGACCGGCCCCGATCTGGCGCAGGTTCCGGAACTGGAGGGCATGGGCGAGGAAGCCGCTCGGAACTCCCTGCAGCAAGCCGGTCTCTCGGTCGGCTCGATCCGTCGTCAGAACGATCCCGCTCTGGCCGCCGGCACCGTGATCTCGGCGAATGTGATGACCGGCGGCGCCGTCATGAACCTCGAGCCCGGCTCTGAACTTGCGAAGAACACGACCGTGAACCTCGTCGTCGCGAGCGGGCAGGTCGTCATCGTGGATTACACGGGCTACACCGTCGACGCGGCCAAGCGCGAGCTCGAGTCCGAGGCGATCCAGTTGTCGGTCAAGACGCAGGAAGATCCCGGATGCCGCGCCTCGGCGACTCCGACGGTGAACACGCAGTCGCTGGCTCCCGGTGAGGTGCCGGTCCACAGCGAGATCACCCTCAGCTTCTGCTCGGGCTCCTGA
- a CDS encoding FtsW/RodA/SpoVE family cell cycle protein, translating to MTDQKLTRDNAVSTDTAVMRALKKIRVPATQRNRELGLLLFAIVVYGAALVLVQLGVNGTVESGFLTLASVPAVLALILHVVLRLRARDADPFVLPIATVLTGIGIAMIYRIDLAVRLEGWDATSNRQIAWAAIALVAALAVVLFVRNYRVLFRYTYLSGLIGILLLLLPFVPGLGTEQNADVWVSLGFVSFQPGELAKICLAIFFAGYLVRTRESLTSTGTRFLFMTWPRARELGPLLIIWLVSLGIIVLQRDLGTGLLIFGMFVAMLYVATGKTSWVLIGVILAATGAFLASRVLPYVNGRFANWLDAFNPEIVNRDGGSYQLVQGIFGLSHGGLFGTGLGQGRPYITPLSQSDYIVPSLGEELGLVGLFAILALYMVFASRGIRIGLAGQDDFGKLLATGFSFTIALQVFIMVGGVTRVIPLTGLTTPFLAAGGSSLVANWIIVAFLLRISDAVRSRPRVVIG from the coding sequence GACCGATCAGAAGCTGACCCGCGACAACGCCGTGTCCACCGACACGGCCGTCATGCGCGCGCTGAAGAAGATCCGCGTCCCCGCCACGCAACGCAACCGCGAACTCGGGCTCCTGCTCTTCGCGATCGTCGTCTACGGCGCCGCTCTCGTGCTCGTCCAGCTGGGAGTGAACGGCACGGTCGAATCCGGCTTCCTCACGCTCGCCAGCGTCCCGGCGGTCCTCGCGCTGATCCTGCACGTGGTGCTGCGTCTGCGCGCCCGTGACGCCGACCCCTTCGTCCTCCCGATCGCCACGGTGCTCACGGGGATCGGGATCGCGATGATCTACCGGATCGACCTCGCGGTACGCCTGGAGGGCTGGGATGCCACCTCCAACCGCCAGATCGCGTGGGCGGCCATCGCTCTGGTCGCGGCCCTCGCCGTCGTCCTCTTCGTGCGCAACTACCGCGTGCTCTTCCGGTACACCTACCTGTCGGGCCTCATCGGCATCCTGCTGCTCCTACTGCCGTTCGTCCCGGGTCTGGGGACCGAGCAGAACGCCGACGTGTGGGTGTCGCTGGGCTTCGTGTCGTTCCAGCCGGGTGAGCTCGCGAAGATCTGCCTCGCGATCTTCTTCGCGGGCTACCTGGTGCGCACCCGCGAGAGCCTCACCTCGACCGGAACGCGCTTCCTCTTCATGACCTGGCCGCGTGCGCGCGAGCTCGGCCCGCTGCTGATCATCTGGCTCGTGTCCCTCGGCATCATCGTGCTCCAGCGCGACCTCGGCACGGGCCTGCTCATCTTCGGCATGTTCGTCGCGATGCTCTACGTCGCCACCGGCAAGACGAGCTGGGTACTGATCGGTGTCATCCTCGCCGCGACCGGCGCCTTCCTGGCATCCCGTGTCTTGCCCTACGTCAACGGACGCTTCGCCAACTGGCTCGACGCCTTCAACCCCGAGATCGTGAACCGGGACGGCGGGAGCTACCAGCTCGTGCAGGGCATCTTCGGCCTGTCGCACGGCGGACTGTTCGGCACGGGACTCGGGCAGGGCCGGCCGTACATCACGCCCCTGTCGCAGAGCGACTACATCGTGCCGAGCCTCGGAGAAGAACTGGGCCTGGTCGGACTGTTCGCGATCCTCGCGCTGTACATGGTGTTCGCGAGCCGCGGCATCCGGATCGGTCTGGCCGGTCAGGACGACTTCGGCAAGCTCCTGGCCACGGGCTTCTCGTTCACCATCGCCCTGCAGGTGTTCATCATGGTCGGCGGAGTGACCCGGGTGATCCCGCTGACCGGCCTGACCACGCCGTTCCTCGCCGCCGGCGGTTCGTCGCTCGTGGCGAACTGGATCATCGTGGCGTTCCTCCTCCGGATCTCGGATGCCGTGCGCAGCCGCCCCCGGGTGGTGATCGGTTGA